From the Ipomoea triloba cultivar NCNSP0323 chromosome 8, ASM357664v1 genome, the window TTCAATCATTGTTGTTGTTCAACATATCTCTATGTACAAAAATTATATGTCAATATTTGGTTCTCTCTGATGTCTCATTGCATACTTATTAGAATATTACTATAACATTTTACCCCATTGGGTTTCATTTATAGTGGtggaaaatttattttgtatccCTAGTGTTATTACATAATGCAAAAAATTTTCCATGTTCTATTCTGCTAAGTGCTAACTGCATGGCACTTCTTATAGCCAGTGTTTAACAATTGTAGGTCAAGTCTGTGATGCTCTGTCAGTTGATCCACAGTCTCGCTGCTGTCGTGGCAAAGGAGAACAGTTCTCTTGCCAGTGAGTTGCTCAAGTTTATGATGTGGAACACTTTTTTCATTAAGTCACCACTTCATTTCGAGCATACAAATATGCTTAAAAAGAGAACAAGATCTgatatttcttattttatttcccTCTTGTAGCGGCTGCAATCTGCTCTCACAATGCTGCAACTCGTATGAATTTTGTGTTGCATGCTGCCTGAATCCATCTAGGGTAATAAACTACACTAGGTTTTCTTTTCTCTATGTTTTGGTAAAGATTTTGCCGCTTATATGTTTTACAACTTATGTTGCTAAATGTGTTGCAGACACCAAAGGAACTAGCACTAAAGGTGAAGATTGCAAAGCCTATAACAGCTGGTAGGTCTCTAATTGTGTTGCACTTGAAATAGTAAACTTTTAAAGTAATGTATGGTGTTAAATGGAGTACTCCATATGTTTTTCATATATTGCAGACACAAGAGTACACATATTTATACAATAAGATATATAGTAACTAAGGTAAGGATCATAATTAAATCCCTAAGAATATGCAAGTAATCCCTAATATTATGATGAATATACTCCTACCATATATAATGTCTAACActcccctcaagttggagcatagatattgatcatgcccaacttgttacataaGTAATCTACTTGAGATCCATTTATGGATTTTGTAAAAAGATCTCTTAATTGTTCTCCTGTCTTCACAAACCCTGTAGAGATTAAGCCTCGTTGTATCTTTTTGCGAATGAAATGGCAGTCAACTTCGATGTGCTTGGTTCGTTAATGAAAGACAGGATTGGCGGCAATATGGAGAGCCGCCTGGTTGTCACACCATAGCTTCGCAGGAATAGGAGCCTTGAATCCTATTTCATTAAGAATGTGATATATCCACAAGATTTCACAAGTTGCTTGTGCCATTGCTCTATACTCTAACTCTGCACTCGACCTTAAGACAACATTCTGCTTCTTGCTTTTCCACGAGATCAAGTTCACACCAAAGAAGACACAAAATCCGGTTGTAGATCTCCGATTCTCCTTTGACCCTACATAGTTTACATCTGCAAAGCACTCAATCTTCATATGTCTGTGATTTTTATATACAATTCCACGCCCTAGAACCCCTTTCAAGTAGTTCAAGATTTGTTCAACAACTCTCCAATGGTCAACAGTTGGAGATGCCATAAATTGATTTACAATACTGACTGAGTAAGCGATATCAGCGGTTTCAACAGGTAGTTTAGCTTACCAACCAGTCGTCTATATCTTTCTGGATCATTAAATGGCTCCCCCTCTGAGGTCAACTGTGAATTAGGGATCATTGGAGTAGTGCACGACTTAACTCCTACTCTCCTAGTTTCCCTATTTCTGTCAATAGATCAAGTACATATTTTCTTTGCGAGAGAAATATACCTTTCTTACTCCGTAGTACCTCAACacctagaaaatattttaatgtgcCAAGGTCTTTAGTCTGAAATTGACTATGAAGAAAGGTACAATACCAGCGGTTGCACTACCTGTgatgacaatgtcatccacatagaccACTAATAAGATAGTACCTGTTTTAGAATGCTTATAAAAAACAGAGTGTTCAGACTTCCCTTTCAACATGCCGAATCTTTCAATTGCTTGACTGAATTTCCTAAACCATGCACGAGGGCTTTGCCTTAGGCTATATAGAGATTTGCGAAGACACAAACTTTACCatactccccctgagcaacaaacccaggtggttgctccatgtAGACTTCTTTGTGAAGATCACCATGTAGAAAGGCATTCTTAATGTCTAGTTGGTGTAAGGGCCAATCATACGTGGCAGCCAAAGAGATGAGCAATCTAACAAAGGTCAATTTTACAACAGGGGAGAATGTGTCAAGAGTAATCAATACCATAGGTTTGAGCATACCCTTTTGCAACAAGACGAGCCTTCCATCGAGAAGTTCCTATCTGGTACCATTAGTATTGAAGATATATTTGGTATGAAGTTCTCTAGACATAgaagttccttttttttttttttttttgaaaaagaagttCCTCTTTAGAAGAATAGAAGCTGAtagatttgtttatttttctttgcaataacattattttatggCTATGTGCCTATGTAGAGAACCTATGATTTAAACTTCACCACAAAAAGTAAACGACTGAagtttatactttatacttGGCTATGAAATAAGACATTTCCCTGAATCTAATTGAATTCACTTTCACTGcaatatgtacatacatacatacatacatgtgtgtgtgtgtgtgtgtgtgtgtgtttattttcttatctttaGTTCTGTATGGTAATATTTGTTTGCTCTTCATAGTTACTACGGATTAGCATTAAGTAATGATGTTCAGGTAAAGTTCCGATAATAGATTTTGGTTTTTATGCACTTGGCcttaatgttttaatttatcaatttaatgcatataaataataattaatgatatcAGTGTCCTGCAGGGTTTTACTTCTAACTGTAATAACAGATCTTCCAAAACCTTtcttagaagaagaaaaatatgtaaGAGGGAAATTTTATCAACAAAAGTATTTCCGAACAcaatttatttttggttttttaattttttaataatatgttctAATTGTGGATTGAATTATGGAGTTCTGTGCTTCTGGCTCCACACATTTTGATTGGGGTTTACACATAGATGTTGTATCTTTACATGCTTTCTGCAAGGTTGATAAATGTTGCTCATTATTTTACAGGAACGTATTCAAGTATTTTTGAGTTTTGTGCAGGCAGATGTCGTCATAATTCAGAGAGTGTGGTGAGTATCTTTTTCTTGTTTACCACTTAAGTCAGAGATTCATATGGGTGTTAGTGTGCTAGAACCATTTGCTTTCAAGTTCATTTTCTAGGTTCTAGCCAAACTAAAGGAGCAGGATACCTTTCTTATCTTATACTTTGAATGGATGATTGTTATTAGTCATTTGAATTTTAGAGAAAATGGGCAAATTTGGCTTACATAGTTTAATTGACTTGGATGGCCATCATATTGTTTAGAACTACATAATTTGGTCTCCCAAAATGAatattctattattctaatCCTTGGATCATAGCCTACTGACGACTCATTTAATTTCAGCCTTTCTTTGGCATCATCATTTGACATCAGTCTCTTCTTGCATATATGCGAgacttatttattttattttactttaggCAAAAGAGTTAAATAAGCTCCCTAAGTTAGTGAACTGTGAAATTAAACTCTCTAATTTTAAAAAGCTCCTTCTAACCCTTTTAAATCGGCATAAAAGGTGCAATTCTGTCCAAATATTACTTATTCAACAGGTTACCGCTGCTGTGGCTACTGGCTAACATCTGACATTCTGATGCTTATGTGGATCCaagtatataatttgttatttatttttgcattgTTTTAAAGAACATCCATTGACTTTCTTCGAAGGAGACAGTTGTGGCTGTCTGCTAAAAACTAAAAGATAGGCATGGCTGTTTTGTGTCCAGATATGGACCGGAGACAAAGGTGGCCACTGCTGCCTTCATTTCAAAGTCTTGGCTgtctaaaaaaattgaatttagttTTTGGACATCCATCAATGATGGCTGTCTCCTTTGAAGACAGTCCGTGGCTGTTCTtaaaaaattcgaaaaaaaaaaaacacttgaatCAACATAAGCATCAGAACACCACGTGTCACAGTGTCAGACACATCAGCAGTAACCATAAATAACATTTGGACTCAAttgcactgttttttttttcagttagggGGCTCACTTGCACTATAACTTagggggcttatttgacccattttccttatcttattatttattgtctTCAATTTGGTTAAATTTGTTAAATGtttgttttgcaaaaaatgttattaattcAGAAATAATAGTGAATGACAAAGAACTGCTAGGGGTGCTGTCACTAAgcttaaatatttgatatatgtTTAACCTTTTAGGTCCATGAAAATGCTTACCACAGTGAATTTCACCATTGTTTCTCCATACCATCAAATTCTTCAGGTTAGTACTTAACTTTTCTTGCTGgttaaaagtataatattttctGTATTCTCTTTATAATAAGGTGGCATGAAGACTCCATAGTAGCTTAGTAGGGTATTTCAGAAACCCTCTAAAAGTGTGAAGCATCCTATTCTAGCCTATACATGTTCTGTTTTTGGCTAAATAGGCTGGTTATAATTGATAATCACATTTTTGCCTTTGCTAATTGGTATCAAGGTTGGGGAAAGTGTTACTcatctgttttttattttggttatcAACATTAGTAATCAGCAAAGAGGAATAGGTATGTGCATGTGTATATATCTGAGATAAGGTTGAGAATATTGTGATAAAAATATAGAGGAATACGTATTAtgtgcatgtgtatatatatgaggaGGTGAGAGTGTGAGACTGTGAGACTCATGAGAGGAAGAAGTAAAAGCCAAGACTAGAGCCACTCTGATTGTCTGGCAAGACAAATAAAAAGGTTCTGGAAATCAGTTCTTAAACCATAACCGGTGGTTAAGGCCTGGAATAATGCTAGACTTGAGCCACGGTCATAACTATTCTGATGACAATGCAAAACCATTGTCCCTGCCAACCAtcaatgctttcaaaattactAGCTGACACAATAGGAAGTTCTGTTTACCCCTTGCCAAGCACTGTCCTCATCTGTGGAGGTTTTTACTGGCATTGCCTAGAGTTTTAAGTGAGGGCACGAGACTGCAAAGAAAAAGATAAGATGCCAGGTTGGTTGTGGGTCACAATCGGATCAGGCGTTGAGCTTGCTAGATGTGAGTTGAATAAATGGCATTGGATTAGTCTGTTTGATTATGGTTCTATTGAATTAGGCCAGGTTGGCCCAAATTTTAGATCCTTTACTTTTTCTATTGGATTAGGCTATACATACTGGGAAGGGAAAAATAGCAAAGAATTGTGACCAGAAATGGGTATTGAAGCCACACAACGGTGATATATGTGTTGACCATTAATATTTTATGATGTGAGTGATGGAGGAACTAATGGCATGAAACTTGGTGAACAATGGTGGTGTTGACTggtcaattttaaaaagtggGATAAGGACCATCAGAACCTTGAAGCAATaaggacccaaaaaaaaaaaaaaaatctcctgAAACAATAAAGGGTCAATGTGTAATGTTCCAAAGCGAAAGTTTCTCAAACTGTTTACGCATAAAATCTTAGTATGCTCAGCAGGGATtagatatatatttgaattagcTACGATTGTTCCTATGAGTTTATAtaaccttttttgtttttgttttaaatatgtaatataataggGTCTTCTGAGAAGCCCATGGAATCAAGATTGACTGGGATTAACATCATCATTGGAAGGTTGggaatttaatttataattcttcTGTGGTTGGAATTGAGCTGATTCTCAGATATTGTTCATTATTCTGCATGGTGCTGGGAAAAAGGCAAGGGGAATCATGTGATTTGGTATGCAAATCAAGTGGTGAATCTTGTGTACCCAACAAACTACTGCTGCTTAATCAATGTGAAATGTAAGTTTAATATGCGCACACAATCATAGATTTGTTTCTCTTgctctgtttttatctctcccCCCCTGCCACCCATCCTCTCGCTCCCACCTTGCTTGACCTGAAGAACTGAAGCTATTGAACCCATTGGACTAGTTTAATTTGTCCAATTCCTTTTAGATACAAATACTTATTTCTGGAGTCCTTCCTCAATAATGTGTGATACTGTCTAGATTCTACTGGGAAGATCTAATATCCCTGCTTCTTTGGAAATGACTAATATATGTGGGGGTTACAAaggattttcttttatttatttacagtTGATTGTTTGTGCttaatttttaatcatttttttctgTTTCTCTATGGGACTTGTGTCAGTTTTCTAATCCAAGAAACCTCCCTCGGAAAGCTAGAATGACTAAAGAAAACTTGGATACTTCTTTTTAAATTATCGAGTCAACATAAATGATTAAGTTAAAATCGGGATCATATAAGATctttggaatttttattttatttatttgcttttttGTGGTCATTGCAAGAGTCTGTTATCTGTATGTATGGATATGGATTATAGCATGAT encodes:
- the LOC116027785 gene encoding uncharacterized protein LOC116027785; this translates as MPKTSLLLKSLWWFQLVVALQFSSSVIAIRKDVSLQDNYICRTTVQGRYMIADDKGQVCDALSVDPQSRCCRGKGEQFSCHGCNLLSQCCNSYEFCVACCLNPSRTPKELALKVKIAKPITAGTYSSIFEFCAGRCRHNSESVVHENAYHSEFHHCFSIPSNSSGSSEKPMESRLTGINIIIGRQGESCDLVCKSSGESCVPNKLLLLNQCEMIQKYLSCKGGCLASIGADQPAEVVDDAPEDMNSGACLYTTSQSVLSCSGSHQHTRRLCPCA